One segment of Rhodopirellula baltica SH 1 DNA contains the following:
- a CDS encoding cytochrome c oxidase subunit II — MFPAIESLAMTFPTLLADTNADFWFPIQGSSFAEEVDWVYDLILYISLAFFVPMMAFMVWCLFKYIKARGTKAESQISHHTTLELTWSIGPSVLLVWMFVQGSISFLDMRTPPEGSYDIGVQAFKWGWTMDYGNGTFHPELHIVKDEPTKLSMRSTDVIHSLFVPAFRAKKDIVPGRYNYMWFKPTVASEQISDEALAKIKKQSEGTTWDYDKVHTIQTEDGERELQVTPEGYTFFDLYCTEYCGKNHSEMQTVVVVHETQAELEAWIKANSSRGPIPMEEWGELLYGRRGCSGCHSVDGTKLVGPSFKDLYGSQHALTTGENQVVDENYVRESIIAPKAKVVAGYQPVMPSYQGQLSDDDIASIIAYLKSISANAPSQPAGAEAESEEESAE, encoded by the coding sequence ATGTTTCCTGCAATCGAATCGCTCGCTATGACGTTTCCAACTTTGTTGGCTGACACGAACGCGGACTTTTGGTTTCCCATCCAAGGTTCATCGTTCGCCGAAGAAGTTGATTGGGTTTACGACCTGATCCTGTACATCAGTTTGGCATTCTTCGTGCCAATGATGGCGTTCATGGTTTGGTGCCTGTTTAAATACATCAAGGCTCGCGGAACGAAGGCGGAAAGCCAAATTTCGCACCACACCACGCTGGAGCTGACTTGGTCGATCGGTCCTTCGGTATTGTTGGTTTGGATGTTTGTCCAGGGTTCGATCTCGTTCTTGGACATGCGGACGCCGCCGGAAGGTTCCTACGACATCGGGGTTCAAGCCTTCAAATGGGGTTGGACCATGGATTACGGGAACGGAACGTTCCATCCTGAGTTGCACATCGTCAAAGATGAGCCGACCAAGCTTTCGATGCGAAGCACGGACGTGATTCACAGTTTGTTCGTGCCTGCGTTCCGGGCGAAGAAAGACATTGTGCCGGGTCGGTACAACTACATGTGGTTCAAACCCACGGTTGCAAGCGAGCAGATCAGCGATGAAGCACTCGCCAAGATTAAGAAGCAAAGTGAAGGTACGACCTGGGATTACGACAAAGTCCACACGATTCAGACCGAGGATGGCGAGCGAGAACTGCAAGTCACACCGGAAGGTTACACGTTCTTCGATTTGTACTGCACCGAGTACTGCGGCAAGAACCATTCGGAAATGCAAACCGTTGTCGTGGTTCATGAAACACAGGCTGAACTCGAGGCATGGATCAAAGCGAACAGCAGCCGCGGTCCTATTCCGATGGAAGAGTGGGGTGAATTGCTCTACGGCCGTCGAGGTTGCTCGGGTTGTCACTCCGTTGATGGAACGAAATTGGTTGGACCATCGTTCAAGGATCTGTACGGCAGCCAGCATGCTTTGACGACTGGTGAAAACCAAGTCGTCGACGAAAACTACGTTCGCGAATCGATTATCGCTCCGAAAGCGAAGGTGGTCGCCGGATATCAGCCGGTCATGCCGAGTTACCAGGGTCAACTCAGCGATGACGACATCGCCTCGATCATCGCGTACTTGAAGTCAATCAGCGCAAACGCACCGTCGCAACCGGCGGGTGCCGAGGCTGAATCGGAAGAAGAATCTGCGGAATAG
- a CDS encoding cytochrome c oxidase subunit I, with translation MSNATLPAGARDPGYPTERENYLTNSSGILSWMFTLDHKRIGLMYLIGVMSAFAVGGLLALAIRLHLLNPNGWMFSGAEANNIYNQVFTLHGAIMVFLFIIPSIPAALGNFLVPVMLGAKDVGFPRLNLSSFYLWVFGALFFVTALFSSGLDTGWTFYTPYSTTTDTSVILATLGAFILGFSSIFTGLNFIVTINTMRPPGMTWFKMPLFLWATYATSIIQVLATPVLGITLLLLIAERTMHIGIFDPEFNGDPVTYQHFFWFYSHPAVYIMILPAFGIISELISVHSHKHIFGYRFIAYSSIAIALLGFLVWGHHMFTAGMSSLTTIVFSALTFTVSVPSAIKVFNWLATMYKGSISLTTPMCYAISFIFLFTIGGLTGLFLGTLATDLHLHDTYFVVAHFHYVMVGGTLIAFLGGVFHWWPKMVGKLYNETHGRIASLLVFLGFNGTFLPQFVLGSRGMPRRYATYDPEFAFLHQLSTFGALLLGMGLLYAFIVLMVSLVKGRRAPANPWGGVTLEWQCTSPPPYYNFERPPVVGDPYDFHSLEWDAENERYVMTEPERKLVPESTPEEVPAHAGGQK, from the coding sequence ATGTCCAACGCTACACTCCCAGCGGGCGCTCGCGACCCCGGTTATCCAACCGAACGCGAAAACTACCTGACCAACTCCTCGGGCATCCTCAGCTGGATGTTCACGCTGGATCACAAACGCATCGGATTGATGTATTTGATCGGTGTGATGAGCGCGTTCGCTGTCGGTGGTTTGCTCGCACTCGCCATTCGCTTGCACTTGCTCAACCCCAATGGTTGGATGTTCTCCGGTGCTGAGGCGAACAATATCTACAACCAGGTGTTCACCCTTCACGGGGCGATCATGGTTTTCCTGTTCATTATTCCGAGTATCCCGGCGGCACTGGGGAACTTCCTTGTTCCGGTGATGCTTGGGGCAAAGGATGTTGGTTTCCCCAGGCTGAATCTGAGTAGTTTTTACTTGTGGGTGTTCGGTGCGTTGTTTTTCGTCACCGCTTTGTTCAGCAGCGGATTGGACACCGGATGGACGTTCTACACGCCATACAGCACAACCACCGACACGTCGGTGATCTTGGCGACCTTGGGCGCGTTCATTCTAGGTTTCAGTTCGATCTTTACCGGATTGAATTTCATCGTGACGATCAACACGATGCGTCCCCCAGGGATGACTTGGTTCAAGATGCCTTTGTTCCTTTGGGCGACCTACGCAACCAGCATCATTCAAGTGTTGGCAACGCCAGTGCTCGGTATCACACTGCTGCTGTTGATTGCCGAACGTACGATGCACATCGGGATTTTTGATCCCGAGTTCAACGGTGACCCGGTCACGTACCAGCACTTTTTCTGGTTCTACAGCCACCCTGCTGTGTACATCATGATTTTGCCGGCCTTCGGCATCATCAGTGAGCTGATCAGCGTCCACAGCCACAAACATATCTTCGGTTACCGCTTTATCGCTTATTCCTCGATCGCGATCGCTCTGTTGGGCTTTTTGGTCTGGGGACACCACATGTTCACCGCGGGCATGAGCTCGCTGACGACGATTGTGTTCTCGGCTTTGACGTTCACCGTGTCGGTGCCGTCGGCGATCAAAGTGTTTAACTGGTTGGCGACGATGTACAAGGGCTCGATTAGCCTGACGACGCCGATGTGCTATGCCATTTCGTTCATCTTCCTGTTCACGATCGGTGGTTTGACCGGGTTGTTCCTCGGAACACTCGCGACCGACTTGCACCTTCATGACACGTACTTCGTGGTGGCTCACTTCCACTACGTGATGGTTGGTGGAACGCTGATCGCTTTCCTCGGTGGTGTGTTCCACTGGTGGCCGAAGATGGTTGGCAAGCTTTACAACGAAACCCACGGCCGAATCGCATCCCTGTTGGTATTCCTCGGATTCAATGGCACGTTCTTGCCGCAATTCGTCTTGGGTAGCCGCGGGATGCCTCGTCGATATGCGACCTACGACCCCGAGTTCGCATTCCTGCACCAACTCAGCACATTCGGTGCGTTGCTGCTGGGAATGGGGTTGCTTTACGCTTTCATCGTGCTGATGGTCTCGCTGGTGAAGGGCCGCCGTGCTCCCGCCAACCCTTGGGGAGGCGTGACGCTGGAATGGCAATGCACCAGCCCTCCACCGTATTACAACTTTGAGCGTCCGCCAGTTGTTGGCGACCCATATGATTTCCACAGCTTGGAATGGGACGCTGAGAACGAGCGTTATGTCATGACGGAGCCAGAACGCAAACTGGTTCCTGAGTCGACGCCCGAGGAAGTTCCCGCCCACGCTGGTGGCCAAAAGTAG
- a CDS encoding cytochrome c oxidase subunit 3, with amino-acid sequence MATIDSVTNTTDAHADDSHGHDHDHPSWLAHHFDSPEQQFDSGKLGIWLFLVTEILFFSGMFCAYAIFRMLRPDVFVGCSEFLNTKLGAINTGVLLFSSLTMAWAVRCSQTEEHKKLVALIATTLSCAMVFLGVKSIEYSHKWGMGLLPPGSYFYSAANEHPTAQQLVDIHGFSESMAYFLTNSLYFICAPFALVVVGVLVWLIVAKVSGNAFQYACAKPLLVVALSFFGGVGLGMILESGGEHHDGEHVAAAGDHADAEHGDHAHEGDDHGDADHAVAAADHSEASADEVDATMVESPLGDDYAAVKLLAENETNTGLKDLVAAEQTQQSIAKGKVLTDPSASDMGITAVEGDVNTPRQAGVFFGIYYCMTGVHAIHILAGIGVLVWLLVRAVRQDFNRQYFGPVDYVGLYWHLVDLIWIYLFPLLYLIR; translated from the coding sequence ATGGCAACGATCGACTCAGTAACCAATACCACCGATGCTCACGCGGATGATTCGCATGGGCACGATCACGATCATCCATCTTGGTTGGCGCACCATTTCGACTCCCCTGAACAGCAATTTGACAGCGGTAAGCTGGGCATTTGGTTGTTCCTGGTCACCGAAATTTTGTTCTTCAGTGGGATGTTCTGTGCGTACGCTATCTTCCGAATGCTTAGGCCTGATGTATTCGTCGGATGTAGCGAGTTTTTGAACACCAAGCTTGGTGCGATCAACACCGGCGTTCTGTTGTTCAGTTCGCTGACAATGGCTTGGGCCGTTCGTTGCTCGCAAACGGAAGAACACAAAAAGTTGGTCGCATTGATCGCGACGACGCTCTCCTGTGCGATGGTCTTCTTGGGTGTGAAGTCGATCGAATACTCGCACAAATGGGGCATGGGACTCCTGCCTCCGGGTTCGTATTTCTACAGTGCCGCCAACGAACATCCGACCGCACAGCAGTTGGTCGATATTCATGGTTTTTCGGAGTCGATGGCGTACTTCCTGACAAATAGCCTGTACTTCATCTGTGCTCCATTCGCTTTGGTTGTCGTCGGTGTTCTTGTATGGCTGATCGTGGCCAAAGTATCGGGCAACGCTTTTCAGTATGCTTGTGCAAAGCCGTTGCTGGTCGTTGCTTTGAGCTTCTTCGGCGGCGTTGGATTGGGAATGATCCTGGAATCCGGTGGTGAGCACCACGACGGCGAGCACGTTGCAGCGGCCGGCGATCACGCGGACGCGGAGCATGGCGATCACGCTCACGAAGGCGATGATCATGGTGATGCTGACCACGCAGTCGCTGCTGCAGACCACTCGGAAGCATCGGCTGACGAGGTCGATGCGACGATGGTGGAGTCGCCACTGGGTGATGACTACGCCGCGGTGAAGCTGTTGGCTGAAAACGAAACCAACACTGGTTTGAAGGACTTGGTTGCCGCAGAGCAAACGCAACAGTCAATCGCCAAAGGAAAAGTGCTGACAGATCCGTCGGCCAGCGACATGGGGATCACAGCCGTCGAAGGCGATGTGAATACACCTCGTCAGGCAGGTGTTTTCTTCGGCATCTATTACTGCATGACCGGTGTTCACGCGATTCACATTTTGGCCGGGATTGGAGTTCTGGTCTGGCTTTTGGTTCGTGCGGTTCGTCAGGATTTCAATCGTCAGTACTTTGGTCCCGTGGACTACGTCGGTTTGTACTGGCACTTGGTTGACTTGATTTGGATCTACCTGTTTCCGCTTCTGTATCTGATTCGCTGA
- a CDS encoding cytochrome C oxidase subunit IV family protein, protein MSDHGHSTATADLHDGHAEGDFAHPLPLPLLFGVFGALVFLTIVTVAQANYDLGSFDIAVVMFIATIKAVLVGLFFMHLAFDKPFNLIVFLSSFVFVALFVIITLSDANMNSGSFEDNPNDAPPAAAAEM, encoded by the coding sequence ATGTCTGACCACGGACATTCCACCGCCACCGCTGATTTGCACGACGGCCATGCAGAGGGCGATTTTGCTCACCCATTGCCACTGCCGTTGTTGTTCGGCGTTTTCGGTGCCTTGGTGTTTTTGACGATCGTCACTGTCGCTCAAGCCAACTACGACTTGGGAAGTTTTGATATCGCGGTGGTGATGTTCATCGCGACGATCAAAGCGGTCTTGGTCGGTTTGTTCTTCATGCACTTGGCGTTCGACAAACCTTTTAACTTGATCGTGTTTCTGTCGTCGTTTGTTTTTGTGGCTTTGTTTGTGATCATCACGCTGAGCGACGCAAACATGAACTCAGGCTCATTTGAGGACAATCCAAATGATGCTCCCCCTGCAGCTGCGGCGGAGATGTAG
- the kdsB gene encoding 3-deoxy-manno-octulosonate cytidylyltransferase yields the protein MKCMIVIPARLASSRLSQKLLLQAGGKSVLQHTYEAALKSSVAEEVIVAVDDPRLAAEVDSFGGQARLTSVDCQSGTDRIAEVALMHEDINILINVQGDEPEIDPKTIDAVAKLLMQHPEADIATAACAIKDRERVEDPNCVKAVLGDDHRAITFSRAAVPHPRDGLTDALLNAEPPNYWQHIGLYAYRREFLLWFATQPPGRLEQIEKLEQLRAIEAGKTIVVAPVEASAPGIDTLEDFRAFTARIESQ from the coding sequence ATGAAGTGCATGATCGTCATTCCCGCTCGCTTGGCCTCCTCTCGCCTCAGTCAAAAACTGTTGCTGCAAGCGGGCGGCAAATCAGTTCTGCAGCACACCTACGAAGCCGCCCTGAAATCGTCCGTCGCAGAGGAAGTGATCGTTGCGGTCGATGACCCGAGACTTGCGGCTGAAGTCGATTCGTTCGGCGGGCAGGCTCGGTTGACCAGCGTTGACTGTCAAAGCGGAACCGATCGAATCGCGGAAGTCGCTCTGATGCACGAAGACATCAACATCTTAATCAATGTCCAAGGCGACGAACCCGAAATCGATCCCAAGACGATCGATGCGGTGGCAAAGCTTTTGATGCAGCATCCCGAAGCTGACATTGCCACCGCGGCTTGTGCCATCAAAGATCGAGAGCGAGTGGAAGACCCAAACTGTGTCAAAGCCGTCTTAGGCGACGACCACCGCGCGATCACCTTCAGTCGCGCTGCCGTTCCGCATCCCCGCGATGGATTAACGGACGCCTTGCTCAATGCGGAACCGCCCAACTACTGGCAGCACATCGGGCTGTATGCCTATCGTCGCGAATTCCTACTTTGGTTCGCGACTCAACCGCCCGGTCGTCTGGAGCAAATTGAAAAACTCGAACAACTCCGAGCCATCGAAGCAGGAAAAACGATTGTTGTCGCCCCCGTCGAAGCATCCGCTCCGGGAATCGACACGCTCGAAGACTTCCGTGCCTTCACAGCGAGAATCGAGTCTCAGTGA